One window of Microcoleus vaginatus PCC 9802 genomic DNA carries:
- a CDS encoding low molecular weight phosphotyrosine protein phosphatase, translating into MSYKLLFVCLGNICRSPSAENIMNHLIEQAGLSDRITCDSAGTASYHIGRPPDRRMALAAKKRDIELLGEARQFARKDFENFDLILAMDRDNYRNILALDGAGKYKDKVRLMCEFCQKYDLKEVPDPYYGGPEGFDRVIDLLLDASEGLLEYVASQEKLRVGGQQSI; encoded by the coding sequence ATGTCTTATAAATTATTGTTTGTCTGCCTTGGAAACATCTGCCGATCGCCCTCAGCAGAAAATATTATGAATCACTTAATTGAACAAGCTGGTTTGAGCGATCGCATTACCTGCGATTCCGCCGGAACTGCTAGCTATCACATTGGCCGTCCCCCTGACAGGCGGATGGCCTTAGCGGCAAAGAAGCGGGACATTGAATTGTTAGGCGAAGCCCGCCAATTTGCCAGGAAAGATTTTGAAAATTTTGATTTGATTCTGGCTATGGATCGAGACAATTATCGCAATATTCTTGCCCTGGATGGGGCTGGAAAGTATAAAGATAAAGTACGGCTGATGTGCGAGTTTTGCCAGAAATACGACCTTAAAGAAGTGCCTGATCCTTACTACGGTGGCCCGGAGGGATTTGATCGAGTAATTGATTTGCTGCTGGACGCTTCCGAGGGTTTGTTGGAGTACGTTGCCAGTCAAGAAAAATTAAGAGTTGGCGGTCAGCAATCAATTTAA
- a CDS encoding YbaB/EbfC family nucleoid-associated protein, which translates to MTKSGQGFGFGLGKMKELTEAFKKAQQVQEGAKKLQEELDVMEIEGTAGGGLVKVFLSGNQEPRRVEISPDALGEGADVVSELVTVAMQDAYAKSTMTMREKMEELTGGLNLPGFG; encoded by the coding sequence ATGACAAAATCAGGACAAGGATTTGGCTTCGGCCTGGGAAAAATGAAAGAACTGACTGAAGCTTTCAAAAAAGCTCAGCAGGTTCAAGAAGGAGCTAAAAAGCTCCAAGAAGAGTTGGATGTAATGGAAATTGAGGGAACTGCCGGCGGCGGCTTGGTCAAGGTTTTTCTCAGCGGCAACCAAGAACCCCGCCGCGTGGAAATCTCACCGGATGCCCTCGGTGAAGGTGCTGATGTGGTTTCTGAACTCGTCACGGTGGCGATGCAGGATGCTTACGCTAAGTCTACGATGACGATGCGGGAGAAAATGGAAGAACTCACCGGTGGACTAAATCTCCCCGGTTTCGGTTAA